From a region of the Basfia succiniciproducens genome:
- a CDS encoding putative sulfate exporter family transporter has product MFIGVTIFNSFVLLPQSIVELLITLDNFLLMMSMAALGLTTQVNTIKQAGIKPLILG; this is encoded by the coding sequence ATGTTTATCGGCGTGACAATCTTTAATTCTTTTGTATTATTACCGCAAAGTATCGTTGAACTGTTAATTACCCTAGATAATTTTTTACTAATGATGTCGATGGCGGCGTTAGGCTTAACCACGCAAGTTAACACCATTAAACAGGCAGGTATAAAACCTTTAATCTTGGGCTAG
- a CDS encoding NAD(P)/FAD-dependent oxidoreductase — protein sequence MKNYSETIIIGAGAAGLFCAGQIGKAGKSVTVFDNGKKAGRKILMSGGGFCNFTNLEVLPSHYLSHNPHFVKSALARFTQWDFIAMVAAQGIAYHEKESGQLFCDNGAEDIVKMLEARCTENRVSIQLRQRIDLVEAVHNDENARFKIQSGGQTWYCKNLVIATGGLSMPALGASPFGYQIAEQFGLNVLSPRASLVPFTYRENDKFLTALSGISLPVRVTAQNGKSFSNNLLFTHRGVSGPAILQISNYWQPNESVEIDLLPADSIDEYLSQLKASSPKLQLKTALSRILPKKLVELWFERQLLQDETLANLSKVRLKNLENLIHHWQFQPNGTEGYRTAEVTMGGIDTKEISSKTMESQKVKGLYFIGEVLDVTGWLGGYNFQWAWSSAYACAVGITQTE from the coding sequence GTGAAAAACTATTCGGAAACAATCATTATCGGTGCCGGCGCCGCGGGTTTATTTTGTGCCGGGCAAATCGGCAAAGCGGGAAAATCCGTCACGGTTTTTGATAACGGCAAAAAAGCGGGACGTAAAATCCTGATGTCCGGCGGCGGATTTTGTAATTTTACCAATTTAGAGGTTTTGCCTTCCCATTATCTTTCCCATAATCCGCATTTTGTGAAGTCGGCGTTGGCGCGCTTTACCCAATGGGATTTTATCGCCATGGTTGCGGCGCAGGGTATTGCTTATCATGAGAAAGAATCCGGGCAGTTATTTTGCGATAACGGCGCGGAAGATATTGTGAAAATGCTGGAAGCGCGATGTACCGAAAACCGGGTGAGCATTCAGTTACGACAGCGCATTGATTTGGTGGAAGCGGTACATAATGATGAAAACGCGCGTTTTAAAATTCAGTCCGGCGGGCAAACCTGGTATTGTAAAAATCTTGTGATCGCAACCGGCGGGTTGTCTATGCCGGCGCTGGGCGCCTCGCCTTTCGGCTATCAAATCGCCGAACAGTTTGGTCTTAATGTGCTGTCGCCGCGTGCAAGTTTAGTGCCTTTTACTTATCGCGAAAATGACAAATTTTTAACCGCACTTTCGGGTATTTCGTTGCCGGTACGGGTAACGGCACAAAACGGCAAATCCTTTAGTAACAACTTGTTGTTTACTCATCGGGGCGTTTCGGGGCCGGCGATTTTACAGATTTCCAATTATTGGCAGCCGAATGAATCGGTGGAAATCGATTTGTTGCCGGCGGATTCTATTGATGAATATTTGTCGCAATTAAAAGCAAGTTCGCCGAAGTTACAATTAAAAACCGCATTATCCCGTATTTTGCCTAAAAAACTGGTGGAATTATGGTTTGAGCGGCAGCTGCTGCAAGACGAAACTTTGGCTAATTTAAGCAAAGTGCGGTTAAAAAATCTGGAAAATCTAATTCATCATTGGCAGTTTCAGCCTAACGGTACCGAAGGTTATCGCACGGCGGAAGTAACTATGGGCGGCATTGATACGAAGGAAATTTCTTCCAAAACCATGGAAAGCCAAAAAGTAAAAGGGTTATATTTTATCGGCGAAGTATTGGATGTGACAGGCTGGCTCGGCGGCTATAATTTCCAATGGGCGTGGAGTTCCGCCTATGCTTGTGCGGTGGGAATTACGCAAACGGAGTAG
- a CDS encoding IS3 family transposase, with translation MTTLKSRGINRLCELFSVSESAYYAHLRTAKKPAKHTALAVEIKAIFDASRSSAGKRTIQSHLKEKGIFVGLYLIRKLMNKQGLFSKQPQKWRNPSKGNSQVFENILSREFTPDSQTTVLCGDTTYIKINGIWCYLAVVINLLNRQVVGWKLSRYHDSELVKDALNHAMLNIERTERMLFHSDQGSIYGSEIFTDSVKKHGLTQSMSRRGNCWDNAPMERWFRSFKYEWMLKGGYSDFESAVNDVREYVMYYNHIRPHSYNQGLSPILAKTTYRRLLN, from the coding sequence ATTACGACGTTAAAATCGCGAGGAATCAACCGGTTATGTGAGCTATTTAGCGTGTCTGAAAGTGCTTACTACGCCCATTTGCGCACAGCCAAAAAGCCAGCGAAACACACAGCTTTAGCCGTTGAAATCAAGGCAATTTTTGATGCAAGCCGAAGTTCAGCAGGCAAACGAACGATTCAATCGCATTTGAAAGAGAAAGGTATTTTTGTGGGGTTGTATTTAATTCGTAAGTTAATGAATAAGCAAGGATTATTTAGTAAGCAACCGCAAAAATGGCGCAATCCTAGTAAAGGAAACAGTCAAGTTTTTGAGAATATACTAAGTCGAGAATTTACGCCTGATAGCCAAACGACCGTGCTATGTGGTGACACGACCTATATAAAAATCAATGGGATATGGTGCTATTTAGCAGTGGTAATTAATTTATTAAATCGTCAAGTCGTCGGTTGGAAGCTAAGTCGCTATCATGATAGTGAGCTGGTTAAAGATGCACTGAATCATGCGATGCTGAATATTGAACGCACGGAGCGAATGTTGTTCCATTCAGACCAAGGTAGTATTTATGGCAGTGAAATCTTTACTGATTCAGTTAAGAAACATGGGCTTACACAAAGTATGAGCCGTCGTGGTAACTGTTGGGACAATGCGCCGATGGAGCGTTGGTTTCGGAGTTTTAAATATGAATGGATGCTGAAAGGGGGTTATAGTGATTTTGAAAGTGCTGTAAACGATGTGAGAGAATATGTGATGTATTATAATCACATTCGCCCACATAGCTATAATCAAGGTCTATCTCCGATTTTAGCAAAAACAACTTATCGGAGACTGTTAAATTAG
- the mltF gene encoding membrane-bound lytic murein transglycosylase MltF: MKGLLLRIIAAFALVLWAIDMVFPWQQMMRSEENRYNAIQQRGKLVVGTVNNPVSYFIGNEGQAGLEYELSRAFADYLGVELEMKAMDNSEQLFDALEDNEIDIAAANLLYQAKKAETFQLGPAYYSASWQLVYRKGESRPQSLSQIKDKLIIARGSELPLILQGYQTKYPNLKWQLENNQTQEELLLQVAQGKIKYTVANSIDVSAVQQVCPEIAVAFDVTDEASVHWYLPNNSYNELQAALLDFMNTALEGGLIARIEEKYFNHFSQFDYVDMRQYVQAINDILPKYAPLFDRYKGDLDWRLLAAIAYQESHWNENATSPTGVRGMMMLTKDTAERMKIADRTDAEQSIKAGSEYLHWLISQVPDSIPKEDRIWFALTGYNMGLGHMLDARRLTKNLGGDPDNWLDVKKNLPLLAEKRYYPNLKYGYARGYEAFQYVENIRRYMNSIINYYRVQENADNKDKPSETDENLPLPLTDNQEKQE, encoded by the coding sequence TTGAAAGGTTTATTATTACGGATAATCGCGGCATTCGCATTGGTGCTCTGGGCTATCGATATGGTATTCCCCTGGCAGCAAATGATGCGCTCGGAAGAAAACCGCTATAACGCAATTCAACAACGTGGCAAATTAGTTGTCGGCACGGTCAATAATCCGGTGTCTTATTTTATCGGCAATGAAGGGCAGGCCGGTTTGGAATATGAATTAAGCCGGGCGTTTGCCGATTATCTTGGTGTCGAGCTGGAAATGAAAGCCATGGATAACAGCGAACAATTATTTGATGCGCTGGAAGACAATGAAATCGATATTGCCGCCGCTAATTTACTCTATCAAGCCAAAAAAGCGGAAACTTTTCAATTAGGTCCAGCTTATTATTCCGCTTCCTGGCAGTTGGTTTACCGCAAAGGCGAAAGCCGTCCGCAATCGCTAAGCCAAATCAAGGACAAGCTGATTATCGCCCGCGGTTCGGAACTGCCATTGATTCTGCAAGGTTATCAAACAAAATATCCGAATTTAAAATGGCAGCTGGAAAACAACCAGACTCAGGAAGAATTATTATTGCAGGTGGCTCAAGGCAAAATTAAATATACGGTGGCAAATTCCATTGATGTTTCCGCCGTTCAGCAGGTTTGTCCTGAAATTGCCGTGGCATTTGACGTAACGGATGAGGCATCGGTACATTGGTATTTGCCGAATAACTCCTACAATGAATTACAAGCCGCCTTACTGGATTTTATGAATACGGCGCTTGAAGGCGGTTTAATCGCCCGAATTGAAGAAAAATATTTCAACCATTTCAGCCAGTTCGACTACGTAGATATGCGCCAGTACGTGCAGGCGATTAATGATATTTTGCCGAAATACGCCCCTTTATTTGACCGATATAAAGGTGACTTGGATTGGCGTTTACTTGCCGCTATCGCTTATCAGGAATCCCATTGGAACGAAAATGCTACCTCACCGACGGGCGTGCGCGGTATGATGATGTTAACCAAAGATACCGCCGAGCGGATGAAAATCGCCGACCGCACCGATGCGGAACAAAGTATTAAAGCGGGATCCGAATATTTGCATTGGCTGATTTCGCAAGTGCCGGACAGCATTCCAAAAGAAGATCGGATTTGGTTCGCCTTAACGGGTTACAATATGGGATTAGGACATATGCTGGATGCGCGCCGTTTAACCAAAAATTTAGGCGGCGACCCAGACAATTGGCTGGATGTGAAAAAGAATCTGCCGTTATTGGCTGAAAAACGTTATTATCCTAATTTGAAATACGGTTACGCCAGAGGATATGAAGCCTTTCAATACGTAGAAAATATCCGCCGTTATATGAACAGTATTATTAATTATTATCGCGTACAGGAAAATGCCGATAATAAAGACAAACCAAGCGAGACAGACGAAAATTTACCGTTACCGTTAACGGATAACCAAGAAAAACAGGAATAA
- a CDS encoding DsbE family thiol:disulfide interchange protein produces the protein MKRKVFLFLPLIVLLVICIFLIMGLKQDPKKIASALIGKPVPEFFQADLLDNNRIISNKHLPKQPYLLNVWGSWCYYCQQEHPLLMELAEQRIPIVGLNYRDKKQGALEMLAKKGNPFALVIDDSRGELAMKLGVDGAPETYVIDENGVIRYRYSGAVDKTILQKEILPEFNKLRN, from the coding sequence ATGAAAAGAAAAGTATTTTTATTTTTACCTCTGATTGTTTTATTGGTTATCTGCATTTTTTTAATAATGGGATTAAAGCAGGATCCGAAAAAAATTGCTTCGGCGTTAATCGGTAAACCTGTGCCGGAGTTTTTCCAGGCGGATTTACTGGATAACAACCGTATCATTAGCAATAAACATTTGCCGAAACAGCCTTATTTGCTGAACGTATGGGGTAGTTGGTGCTATTACTGCCAACAAGAACATCCGCTTTTAATGGAATTGGCGGAACAACGTATTCCGATTGTGGGTTTGAATTATCGTGACAAAAAGCAAGGCGCTCTAGAAATGTTAGCTAAAAAAGGCAATCCTTTTGCGTTGGTGATTGACGACAGCCGCGGCGAATTAGCAATGAAATTAGGCGTGGACGGCGCGCCGGAAACCTATGTAATTGATGAAAACGGCGTAATCCGTTACCGTTATTCCGGCGCTGTTGACAAAACCATTTTACAAAAAGAAATTCTTCCCGAATTCAATAAGTTAAGAAACTAA
- the nrfF gene encoding heme lyase NrfEFG subunit NrfF translates to MKKILFSILVFVSLSLQAEMVDTYQFKNVEDRTRAVALAKSLRCPQCQNQNLVESNSPIAYDLRIEVYKMVDEGKSNQQIVEVMTSRFGNFVLYKPPFELTTALLWCLPIGLLLLAVLLMVRYLRRRSENREICTALSERQRRELAELLAKNKGKK, encoded by the coding sequence ATGAAAAAAATACTGTTCTCCATATTGGTGTTTGTAAGCTTGTCTCTACAAGCGGAAATGGTCGATACCTATCAGTTTAAAAACGTAGAAGATCGCACCCGCGCGGTTGCTTTGGCGAAGTCTTTACGCTGCCCGCAATGCCAGAATCAAAATCTGGTGGAGTCGAATTCTCCCATCGCTTACGATTTACGTATCGAAGTGTATAAAATGGTGGATGAAGGTAAGTCGAATCAGCAAATTGTGGAAGTGATGACTTCCCGATTCGGCAATTTCGTTTTATATAAACCGCCTTTTGAACTTACTACGGCATTGCTTTGGTGTTTGCCTATCGGGTTACTTTTATTGGCGGTATTGTTAATGGTGCGTTATTTGCGCCGGCGCTCGGAAAATCGCGAAATTTGCACCGCACTTAGTGAGCGGCAACGCCGGGAATTGGCGGAATTATTGGCTAAAAATAAGGGTAAAAAATGA
- a CDS encoding GNAT family N-acetyltransferase: MEYQIIKYSDINPDTLKELFERLSLEYLESESVLNQQIQGFLPAYPDISNWYNKVIQEIKINPNNREMFISLSNENNSLSISGLMILKNHLEEKKICTLRIKDSYQKKGIGSELLEIAFGFLDTKKPLITVPEESVDIFSRIFNKYGFEKKDEIPDLYRKNKIEYIYNGLFK, translated from the coding sequence ATGGAGTATCAAATAATTAAATATTCTGACATTAATCCTGATACATTAAAAGAACTATTTGAGCGTTTATCACTAGAATATTTAGAAAGCGAATCAGTACTCAATCAGCAAATTCAAGGTTTTCTTCCTGCATATCCAGATATTTCCAACTGGTATAATAAGGTTATTCAGGAGATAAAAATCAATCCGAATAATCGTGAAATGTTTATTTCATTATCAAATGAAAATAATTCATTATCTATTTCTGGATTAATGATTTTAAAAAATCATCTCGAAGAGAAAAAAATTTGCACATTACGAATAAAAGATAGCTATCAGAAAAAAGGTATTGGTTCTGAATTACTTGAGATTGCATTTGGATTTTTAGATACCAAAAAACCATTGATTACAGTTCCGGAAGAGTCTGTAGATATATTTTCAAGAATTTTTAATAAATATGGTTTTGAAAAGAAAGATGAAATTCCAGATTTATACCGGAAAAATAAAATTGAATATATCTATAATGGGTTGTTTAAATGA
- a CDS encoding carbonic anhydrase: protein MMKKLLSTAAALLVSGFILSGCSTTEKHWGYTGDVSPEYWGGLSDKFKTCAVGQKQSPVNIQVQKATDKDLPALNINYLASKATVVNNGHSIQADLTDENSTLTINGKVYTLKQFHFHSPSENTIDGQYLPLEGHFVHVAKDGGIVVVAVLYEIGGENAQLADIWAGMPEKAGEKVKLKAKFNPATLISSKQSYYSFEGSLTTPPCTEGVDWIVLKAYGHVSAEQVEKFAKAVGVKNNRPVQPLNERTIAK, encoded by the coding sequence ATGATGAAAAAATTATTGTCAACAGCAGCGGCGCTTTTAGTGTCCGGTTTTATTTTAAGTGGTTGTTCAACAACTGAAAAACATTGGGGTTATACGGGAGATGTTTCGCCGGAATATTGGGGAGGGCTATCCGATAAATTCAAAACTTGTGCCGTCGGTCAAAAACAGTCGCCTGTAAATATTCAAGTACAAAAAGCAACGGATAAAGATTTGCCTGCGTTAAATATAAACTATTTAGCTTCAAAAGCGACGGTAGTTAATAACGGTCACTCTATCCAAGCGGATTTAACAGACGAAAACAGCACGTTAACAATTAACGGTAAAGTTTATACCTTAAAGCAATTCCATTTCCATTCGCCAAGTGAAAATACGATTGACGGTCAGTATTTACCACTGGAAGGGCACTTTGTCCACGTGGCAAAAGATGGCGGTATCGTAGTTGTAGCGGTACTTTATGAAATTGGAGGCGAGAATGCACAACTTGCAGATATTTGGGCCGGTATGCCCGAAAAAGCAGGAGAAAAAGTAAAATTAAAAGCGAAATTTAATCCTGCAACGTTAATTTCTTCAAAACAAAGTTACTATAGTTTTGAAGGTTCATTAACTACGCCTCCTTGCACTGAAGGTGTGGATTGGATTGTATTAAAAGCATACGGTCATGTAAGTGCCGAACAAGTAGAAAAATTTGCAAAAGCGGTTGGCGTTAAAAATAATCGTCCAGTTCAGCCATTAAATGAGCGAACTATTGCTAAATAA
- a CDS encoding tetratricopeptide repeat protein, with the protein MTQFIIGLIIFAAIGLLLFVFFTKKVSWQQNYRQQQNIALYEQQLQSNPGEELANEFAQRLLMDEQQSEAALTLKSAVGFSRKLSALLWLVLVVMPLLYYFSLNRFDYVRQGEKAFAQQQSRLITASAEDKNIDYVLSIQNKLRKDPNNADDWVELGQAYMLSNDYDNALLAYGNAEKLEGGKPHILGLAATTLYYQAGQKITPQVQHIIDIALAADPKEVSSLSLMASDAFLKNDFPSALQYWQQLLDSGHTGIDRREIIRNMNLATMLQNNRMQQKAN; encoded by the coding sequence ATGACGCAATTTATTATCGGGCTTATTATTTTTGCCGCCATCGGGCTTTTGCTTTTTGTGTTTTTTACCAAAAAGGTAAGTTGGCAGCAAAATTATCGTCAGCAGCAAAATATCGCTTTATATGAACAGCAACTTCAAAGTAATCCGGGCGAGGAACTGGCAAATGAGTTCGCTCAGCGTTTATTAATGGACGAACAACAAAGTGAAGCGGCGCTAACATTGAAAAGTGCGGTCGGTTTTAGCCGAAAATTATCGGCGCTACTGTGGCTGGTACTTGTCGTTATGCCGTTGCTTTATTATTTTTCTTTAAACCGCTTCGATTATGTACGGCAAGGGGAAAAAGCCTTTGCTCAACAACAAAGCCGGTTAATTACCGCCAGTGCCGAAGATAAGAATATTGATTATGTGCTATCAATTCAAAACAAACTGCGTAAAGACCCGAATAATGCCGACGATTGGGTTGAACTCGGACAGGCTTATATGTTGAGCAACGATTATGATAACGCTTTGCTTGCTTACGGCAATGCGGAAAAATTAGAGGGTGGCAAACCCCATATTTTAGGTTTAGCGGCAACGACGTTATATTATCAGGCGGGGCAAAAAATTACCCCGCAGGTACAACATATTATCGATATTGCTTTAGCTGCCGATCCTAAAGAAGTGTCGAGCCTTTCCTTAATGGCGTCGGACGCGTTTTTAAAAAACGATTTTCCAAGCGCATTGCAATATTGGCAGCAGTTATTGGATTCCGGGCATACGGGGATCGATCGTCGGGAAATTATTCGAAATATGAATCTGGCGACAATGCTGCAAAATAACCGGATGCAACAAAAGGCAAATTAA
- the purL gene encoding phosphoribosylformylglycinamidine synthase — protein sequence MFQIFRGSPALSEFRLNQLSARFQKADLPVKSCYAEYLHFADLSAGLSAEETDELEQLLHYGPTLAQHESKGECFVVIPRVGTISSWSSKATDIAHNCGLDKVVRLERGIAYYFEFDRTLSAEQQQRLVSHIHDRMMETVVRAPEQAAVLFDSQDPKPFTTVDILNGGRKALEIANVELGLALASDEMDYLVENFTALGRNPNDIELYMFAQANSEHCRHKIFNADWVIDGEKQEKSLFKMIKNTFEKTPDHVLSAYKDNAAVMEGSKVGRFFADQDCQYRYHNEDAHILMKVETHNHPTAISPFPGAATGSGGEIRDEGATGRGAKPKAGLVGFSVSNLVIPGFEQPWENELSKPSRISSALDIMIEGPLGGAAFNNEFGRPALLGYFRTYEEKVNSFAGEEVRGYHKPIMLAGGIGNIRAEHVQKGEIPVGAKLIVLGGPAMNIGLGGGAASSMTSGKSKEDLDFASVQRDNPEMERRCQEVIDRCWQMGEGNPIAFIHDVGAGGLSNAMPELVHDGGRGGKFELRNILCDERGMSPLEIWCNESQERYVLAVAPENLAVFEELCQRERAPYAIIGEATEEEHLMLHDNHFDNNPIDLPMSLLLGKTPKMTRDVKSTQVNNSPVDQTNIELKEAFHRVLRLPVVAEKTFLITIGDRTVTGMVARDQMVGPWQIPVSDVAVTTAALDTYHGEAMSIGERAPVALLDFAASARLAVAESITNIAATNIGDIKRIKLSANWMSAAGHEGEDAGLYEAVKAVGEELCPALGLTVPVGKDSMSMKTTWSENGEQKTVTAPLSLVISAFARVEDVRKTVTPQLRTDKGETALLLIDLGEGKNRLGATALAQVYKQLGDKPADVVNVELLKGFYNAMQTLVQQGKLLAYHDRSDGGLIVTLAEMAFAGNCGIRAEISALGDNDLGILFSEELGAVIQVRESDLAAVREVLTQHGLIHLTKDLGLVTEDDEFEIKRGTKVVLSEKRSELRGIWAELTHQMQRLRDNPECADQEFAAKKDPANQGFSAHLTYDINEDVAAPYIATGKKPRIAVLREQGVNSHVEMAAAFDRAGFEAIDVHMSDLHTARQNLKDFNALVACGGFSYGDVLGAGGGWAKSVLFNTALRDQFQAFFEREDTLALGVCNGCQMISTLADIIPGTENWPRFVRNTSERFEARAALVRINESNSVWFQGMAGSHMPIAVSHGEGRVEFKNDSQLQGLRDQGLIIAQYVDNNIRPTEVYPANPNGSVDGITALSNTNGRVAIMMPHPERVFRTVSNSWHPEDWSEDGAWMRLFRNARVFLG from the coding sequence ATGTTCCAGATTTTCCGCGGCTCACCAGCCCTTTCTGAATTCCGTTTAAACCAACTTTCCGCCCGTTTTCAAAAAGCAGATTTACCGGTGAAATCCTGCTATGCGGAATATTTACATTTTGCCGACTTATCGGCAGGATTAAGCGCTGAAGAAACAGATGAATTAGAGCAATTATTACATTATGGTCCGACTTTGGCGCAACACGAATCTAAAGGCGAATGCTTTGTGGTGATTCCGCGGGTGGGGACTATTTCTTCCTGGTCGTCTAAAGCGACGGACATCGCACATAATTGCGGTTTGGATAAAGTCGTGCGTTTAGAGCGCGGCATCGCATATTATTTTGAATTTGACCGCACTTTGAGCGCCGAACAACAGCAGCGATTGGTTTCCCATATTCACGACCGTATGATGGAAACCGTCGTTCGTGCGCCTGAACAAGCCGCCGTATTATTTGATTCGCAGGATCCGAAACCCTTTACCACAGTAGATATTTTAAACGGCGGTCGCAAAGCGTTGGAAATCGCTAACGTTGAATTAGGTTTAGCTCTGGCTTCGGATGAAATGGATTATTTGGTTGAAAATTTCACCGCGCTCGGACGCAATCCGAATGACATCGAACTTTATATGTTCGCTCAAGCGAATTCAGAACACTGCCGCCATAAAATCTTCAATGCGGATTGGGTGATCGACGGTGAGAAACAGGAAAAATCCTTATTTAAAATGATCAAAAACACCTTCGAGAAAACCCCGGATCATGTGTTGTCCGCTTATAAAGACAATGCGGCGGTGATGGAAGGTTCAAAAGTAGGGCGTTTCTTTGCGGATCAGGACTGTCAATACCGTTATCACAATGAAGACGCTCATATTTTAATGAAAGTGGAAACACACAATCACCCGACGGCTATTTCACCGTTTCCGGGGGCGGCAACAGGTTCCGGCGGTGAAATCCGTGACGAAGGGGCGACCGGTCGTGGAGCCAAACCAAAAGCGGGCTTAGTGGGTTTTTCCGTGTCTAACTTGGTTATTCCGGGTTTTGAACAACCTTGGGAAAACGAATTATCCAAACCAAGCCGTATTTCTTCCGCATTGGATATTATGATCGAAGGCCCGCTTGGCGGCGCCGCATTCAATAATGAGTTCGGTCGTCCGGCATTATTGGGATATTTCCGTACCTATGAAGAAAAAGTCAACAGTTTTGCGGGCGAAGAAGTGCGCGGTTACCACAAACCGATTATGTTAGCCGGCGGTATCGGCAACATCCGTGCCGAGCACGTGCAAAAAGGCGAAATCCCGGTGGGGGCCAAACTTATCGTGCTTGGCGGTCCGGCTATGAATATCGGTCTGGGCGGCGGTGCGGCATCATCAATGACTTCCGGTAAATCGAAAGAAGATTTGGATTTTGCCTCCGTTCAACGGGATAATCCGGAAATGGAACGACGTTGTCAGGAAGTGATCGACCGTTGCTGGCAAATGGGTGAAGGCAATCCAATCGCTTTTATTCATGACGTGGGTGCCGGCGGTTTATCCAATGCAATGCCTGAATTAGTGCACGACGGCGGTCGCGGCGGTAAGTTCGAATTACGCAATATTCTTTGTGACGAACGTGGCATGTCGCCGTTGGAAATCTGGTGTAACGAGTCGCAGGAACGTTACGTACTGGCGGTAGCACCGGAAAATTTAGCGGTGTTTGAAGAACTTTGTCAACGTGAACGCGCCCCTTATGCCATTATCGGCGAAGCGACGGAAGAAGAACATTTAATGCTGCACGATAATCATTTTGACAATAATCCGATTGATTTACCAATGAGCCTGTTGTTGGGCAAAACGCCGAAAATGACCCGTGATGTGAAATCAACACAGGTGAACAATAGCCCCGTTGACCAAACAAATATTGAATTAAAAGAAGCGTTCCACCGCGTATTACGTTTGCCGGTGGTAGCGGAGAAAACTTTCTTAATCACTATTGGCGACCGTACGGTAACCGGTATGGTTGCCCGCGATCAAATGGTCGGACCGTGGCAAATCCCCGTTTCCGATGTGGCGGTAACCACTGCGGCGCTGGACACTTATCACGGCGAAGCCATGTCTATCGGCGAACGCGCACCGGTGGCATTGTTGGATTTTGCCGCTTCCGCGCGTTTGGCCGTGGCTGAATCCATCACCAATATTGCCGCTACCAATATCGGCGATATCAAGCGTATTAAACTTTCCGCCAACTGGATGTCCGCAGCCGGTCACGAAGGCGAAGACGCAGGGCTTTATGAAGCGGTGAAAGCCGTCGGCGAAGAACTTTGCCCGGCTTTAGGATTAACCGTCCCGGTGGGTAAAGATTCCATGTCGATGAAAACCACCTGGAGTGAAAACGGCGAACAAAAAACCGTTACCGCCCCATTATCATTAGTGATTTCGGCTTTCGCACGCGTGGAAGATGTGCGCAAAACCGTTACTCCGCAACTTCGTACCGATAAAGGCGAAACCGCATTATTATTAATTGACTTAGGCGAAGGCAAAAATCGCTTAGGCGCCACCGCACTTGCACAGGTTTATAAACAATTGGGTGACAAACCGGCGGACGTAGTGAATGTTGAGTTGCTGAAAGGCTTCTATAATGCAATGCAAACCCTTGTTCAACAAGGTAAATTACTTGCTTACCACGACCGTTCCGACGGCGGTTTAATCGTTACCCTGGCTGAAATGGCATTTGCCGGTAATTGCGGTATCCGTGCCGAAATCAGCGCTTTAGGCGATAACGATTTAGGTATTTTATTCAGCGAAGAACTGGGCGCCGTTATTCAGGTACGCGAATCCGATTTAGCAGCGGTTCGCGAAGTATTAACCCAACACGGCTTAATTCATTTAACTAAAGATTTAGGCTTAGTGACGGAAGACGACGAATTTGAAATCAAACGCGGTACAAAAGTGGTATTGAGCGAAAAACGTTCCGAATTACGCGGAATTTGGGCGGAATTAACGCACCAAATGCAACGTTTACGTGATAATCCCGAATGTGCGGATCAGGAATTTGCCGCTAAGAAAGATCCGGCAAATCAAGGATTCAGCGCACATTTAACTTACGACATTAACGAAGATGTTGCCGCGCCATATATTGCAACAGGTAAGAAACCTCGTATTGCCGTCTTGCGCGAACAAGGGGTGAACAGCCATGTCGAAATGGCGGCAGCCTTTGACCGTGCAGGTTTTGAAGCCATTGACGTTCATATGAGCGATTTACATACGGCACGCCAAAACTTAAAAGATTTCAATGCGTTAGTAGCTTGCGGCGGTTTCTCTTACGGCGACGTATTAGGCGCAGGCGGCGGCTGGGCAAAATCTGTCCTGTTTAACACCGCACTTCGCGATCAATTCCAGGCATTCTTTGAGCGTGAAGATACACTGGCATTGGGCGTATGTAACGGTTGTCAAATGATCTCAACCCTTGCCGACATTATCCCGGGTACGGAAAACTGGCCTCGTTTTGTACGTAATACATCCGAACGTTTCGAGGCGCGCGCCGCATTAGTACGAATCAACGAAAGCAATTCCGTTTGGTTCCAAGGCATGGCCGGGTCTCATATGCCAATTGCCGTATCTCACGGTGAAGGCAGAGTAGAGTTCAAAAACGACTCACAACTGCAAGGCTTACGCGACCAAGGTCTAATTATCGCTCAATACGTAGATAACAACATCCGACCGACAGAAGTGTATCCCGCTAACCCGAACGGCTCCGTCGACGGTATTACCGCCCTAAGCAACACCAACGGCCGCGTCGCTATCATGATGCCGCACCCGGAACGCGTATTCCGCACCGTCAGCAACTCATGGCACCCGGAAGACTGGAGCGAAGACGGCGCCTGGATGCGGTTGTTTAGAAATGCGAGGGTGTTTTTGGGATAA